The genomic window TCTGTCGCCCGTCTGGACGACGCGGGCCAATTTCCATTTTCAGTACCGTGAAGAATGGGAAACTTGGTCAATGCATCTAACTCGAGGTTGTATAGCTAACAACGCATGTTTGGTTCATGGAAATTAGAGACGGGGAATGAGAGTTAAGAGGTAAGCAGATTAAAAGTCCTTTGAAGGGAATGGGAATTTAGGTGGGAAGGGGAGTGGGAGTTGAGAGGGTCAATTCCTACCGTTTTCTTTCAATGGGTACCCTGTTAATTCGTGAGTAGAACTTTATACCAATCAAATTCCTAacctatactccctccattccataatgtagatATGGCTCGAGCCTAgaccgactttgaattaacaaagccatcaaccagcCAGAATTACAGAGCAAACGGaaccaaagaaaaaaaatacaacaCGGCAAGATACAAAGGCGCTGGAAAGCAGCTAACAAAGCCTCAAATGCTACAAGCTAGAAGGATATAGAACTGAAAAGCACGCAACTGAAGATAGTGAGGCCCTCCTCCGAGAACGAAGCACCAGGGAACTAGGACCAAGCGGAACAGAGGAGAAGAGGTGACCGGCATCACAGGGAGTGTGGTCACCAATAGCTATGGACCCCGACACGGCACAACCATCCAATTCCATCCCCGAAGGAGGCCACAACCCTCTCACCTGGTCGATAGGCGCCGCACCGTCGTAAGATGGAGCTGTTCCACCTAGAACAAGAATGGTTGCCGTTGGAGGATGGCCACATAGAGAGGATCCACACACTCCTGACGAGCCACCACAGCTTCCCACAAGCAGAATTGCCTATGGCCCGGCCGCAGAGGAGGGATAACATCAAGCTTAGACGAAGAGGACACACCGCAGACGCCGCCAACCGCACCCCAATAGTGCTCACCATCCAGACAATCCCAAAGGCGGCGCCTTCAAGGAGAGCGACGCCgagagcaccgccgccgcccactgaggtttgggttttcacccgggagGCTAGAGGACGGTGGATGGAGGGAGCAGATCCGACaaacgcctccaaggaggaagaACAACGCCCGCGGGTGCAGTCGTTGTCGCGGCCAGCCATGGCCGGCCTTGGATTTCTCCTGGTCAGGCTCCAAACCACCATCCCACCCGCAGAACAGAGGTCAGAGATCGAAAAGAAGACCTGGACCCGCATCTGGAGTGGAGGATTGCACGAAGTCGGGGAAGGAAAGGGCGGTCAGATCTGATGCTGCCGGCCGCTAGGCCAGCGCCAGGTCCATGCCCACCGGTGCCCCGCCGTCTACACGACCAGGGACACCACCAGCATGCCTGTGCCACCGCTCGCCGCATAGCCGGTGGCGCCACTCCGACAGAGGCCGCCGCCTCAAATCCCTCGGCCCCCTCGAGAGAGCAGAGCGGCAgaagccccgccgccaccttcctcggcgacgccccgggcttgcccgacggcagcctcaggcggcggcgagggaggagggagaTGGGGAGGGGGGCTCGTGACGATCTAGGGTTTCGCTCCCGAGTCACCCAAACAGGGCGGCGCGGGGGTGGGGGTTGGGGGATTCCGGCTCATAAAAATCTACTTCCCATGTATAATCCCTATACAATCTCCCACTCCCATCcccaacctcccccccccccacccccacccccaacgTTCATATGCTAAGTTCATTAGCTTACATCTACATAACTGTACGCACGTATATTTTATATGCAAGCACCATGATTTACCTGCAATTGTATTATTATTTATGTGATTACTTACAAAAAATGAACTTTGCTTGTCAATAAATTAAtaccccctccgtcccataatacaagAACGTTTTTGATACTACACTAGTGTTAAAGACGTTCTTGTATTATGGGACAGATGGAGTATTTGTTAATTTATCAAAGAAAACATTTTTTTTTTGTAAGCAAGATGTGGGTCGGTTGAAATGGTTTTTCAAGTCAACAAGTGAAAAAAATAAGCATAACTGGGAACTAAAAAAAGTGAGACTAATCCAAGGGCTAATACTCGTTGGCATTTTTATATAGGAGAAACTCCGCGAGCACCACACATCCAAGCCGAGACTTgaactcgggtgggctggcagcaacctcagctgcccagccaacgggtcgacgcccCGTCCTCTAACTGGAAACTTAGAAGGTGGGGTGGGAAGGGGTTATGGAAGAAAGAAATAAAGATGGAACTTTACCTAACTTTTAAGTAGGAGCTGAATGGGTGGAAAAAGAAGGGAAAAAGGACGTCAGAAAACAAAGTTATAGACATTGATATCTGGATTTGCTCCTTTGATAACTTGCAAATATTAGCATAAATACTCCATTGTGTTGGCTTAACGATGATGAATAAACAAGGACTGCAATAGCCAGCAAACGTTCCCTGGTAGACATGACATCTGCGAACTTTTTTTATGTCGAATAACGTTGTGGAAGTCATGGTGACAGCACTCACCTTTTCAGCAAACGTTCAGAAACACATAGCAATTTTTAGCAAATAAAGGATTTGTTGTAAAAGTCTTGTTCACTTGAAGAAATTGCCATGCTTTGCACAATAtaattgccatgaaaaacattcgttTCACCATCCTCTCCCAGCAAACTCGTTCGCTGAATAACATTACCCATAAACAAACATATTCATTTTGTACTTCACAGTGTAAACACTACAATTGGAGTGGTGACTGTTGAGAATTGTATAAAACTAAAATCTAGGGATAACTTCAGTCAAAATTAGTTGATCTTGTGATACCCACTTACCCAGTATTCGGTCCACAAGAAAAGCACATACACACCCTAAAGAGCCGACAGATCAGCTCTCTTGTTTTCAGTTTATTCAATTCCAGACCGACAAATCGGACAATTTCTTTGCAGTTCATCAGCTGAAGCAATTTAACCCCTAAACTAAAGATAACCTCTGCAGATGTATAGACTGGCTCCAGGTAGATCAATTTACAGTGAGGAGGCTATACTCATTGACTACTTTAATTGCTGTGCTATGAGTCAAGGATCTGGAATGTCTGAAGAGGGAAGAAACCTCATCAGAAAGCTCGAGAGTGACCATACACAGATAACGCCAAGAATTTGAAGAACAGTCAGTAGTGCCCCTAAGGAGTTCATGATAGACAAAGTTTGATTTGTTGCCTCAGTTCCTCTAACAGAAAAGGTGAGTGCTGTCACCAGTTGAGCTGCCCTGTTCAGTtggtgaagcctgtagacctggaAGGATGGGGAAATGAGACATGCTAAGAACTACCAAAATATTTCACTCAAGAAGAACGTCAGCTAAGATGTAGTTACATGATTTGCTGGAATGAACAGCAAAGTAAATGGCACAACAGCAGTAGTCATAGTCAGAAAAGTAGGCAGCTATAGTGTATGGTGTAAGTAGGCAATCCTTTAATAACAGGCACATACAGCCAGGCATTACTAAGCTATACTATACTTACCAATGAAATGAAACAAACAGTTATCACATGAGGGAACAGGTTGCTAACAGCCTAGAATCAAATACTGACGTGTGCCTAGTGATCAGTTCAAGGAAACTGGGCTGTGTATTATCAATGATGTGTTTTTTTAGCTTGTATTACGAATGATGTGTTGTGTGACGTGTGCCTAAAATCCTCAACCAGACCAAAATTAAACATGAACCATGTAATATATTGGGTTGTCAACATATTGTTTATGGAAATATCAGGACATTATTTGCCTCATTGAtacaaagttatcatttctgaagGATGGAAagttagacccccccccccccccgaacttcAATGTTCCCAAACTCAGTTGCTACTCTTTATTGTTTGCATGCTATGCACAAGGCAGCCAGCCCTTGCACCCAAGAATATCCAACCACATATGGATAAGGATCATACTGTTAGGAAAGTAAGGATTAATTGATTGCTATTTGTTAGGGATTTCATCTCTTTCATCTTAAATATTGCTTGGGAGGAGGTCCGCATATATGAAAGGGACTACCATCATGTCCATTGTAACCAAGCAATCAATAAACCTTATACAGTCCCTTTATATCTCCTgttcccacccccccccccccccctccttcgtATATCACAAGTTCTTTTCGTATATACCCTCCTTGTACCTTTTGTGATTAACAAATTATACGGTCATGCCTTCCAGATGGTTATCAGTTAAAAAAAACAATCAATAACCCAGATTGTTTTCATATTTGTCAGAATTGTTAGTCAAGTTATCCCATAAAACCTAGTATCGGAGCTTCATTTCTCATGTTTGTGCAAGCTTTCGCAACATCTCCACAACATGGGGCTACAAAGGGTCGCAGCCATGGCGCCACTTCAGCTCGAGGATGAGCTGCCTGTCGAGGACCAGCGATGATATGTGCACACTATGCACAAGGCAGTTGGCCCGCATTGAAGTGAATAAGGATACCCAACCACAAGTGGATacaaattgtattgataggaaagcAGGGGTAAATTGCTACTCCCTCTGTTGACAAAtaaagatgttctaactttttttgaactggatgtactccctccgttccataaggTAGTGCGTAtatatgttttgaaaagtcaaacctcacaaactttgaccaagtttgtggagaaaaacatttacatctagaatgccaaacatatatcattagattaaTCATAGGATGTAGTTTCATGttttatatatttggtattgtacatataaatagttttctctaaACTTGATCGAAAAttgcaaagtttgacttttcaaaaaaatctatacgcactatattatggaacggagggagtatatagacatgttttagtgtgtttgttcactcatttcagtctgcatgtagtccatattgaaatatccaaaacatcttatatttgtgaacggagggagtatttgttaagGATTAAAGATTATTTTCCATATTGCTAGGGTGTAGTTCCACAACCTATAAATGGGCCTACCATGTATGTATAACAACTTAAATTCTGCAAATGGCTCCACATTATCATTAAGCAATTGCAAATTACAAACTGGACTGATAAACCAAACTCTGAAACATGAGTTCACCACGAATGACTACCATCTTAACAATGACATACACATTTCCACCCGATCACACTTGATTATAACCCAAAAGGGTAACTTCAGGATCCAAATAACACCAGGATAAAGTAAGAACCACATTACCTTAAAGATAATAGGGATAACTGGCCAAGAAGGTGATTTCCGATGCCGTGCATACTGCTCGAATGCGAATTGTACAACAAGACCTACCAGATAAGGTGCAAGAGTAGCTGAAGCTGCTGGACCAGTCCAGGGCCAAACCATGCCCATTGTCAGAAGCGGTATTATCAGGCTTAGAACCATCGTTGTTACTGAAGAAATTCGGAAAAACCTAGCTTTTGACCAGATGTAGCTCTTAGGTGCTACCTGCTGCAAAGGTCTCCAGACTTTATCAATCAACAGGACAAAAATCCCGACTCCTCCGTAAAACAGAGCCTCAGTGAAGAATAGTATAAGGAAATCTGCATACAACAATAAAACTCTATCAGTAATACAGCCATGGCTAGTTTTCATCCCAATGAGGAATGGTACATGTAGTGTCTTTGGAGTAGATGTGTAAATATATTCCAAGAACGAATTATGTGCATCGGTGTTCATTTAAGGGAAAGAAAATTGTAACAATGTGTATGGGGGATGATCAGATGTAAAGCAATGAAATTACCTATTTTTAATCACCAATTACTTACATGCCTTTTAATGGAATAAATGCTACTAACAGGCACAGATATATGATTGTGTTAAATGGTAACCAACATAACTGATTTCCCTCAGCTAATAAAAGGTGGGACTGGGAGGTAAAGGAATAAGATAAAAGACACTATCAGAGTTGTTGAGGATGAAAAGAACAAATTTCTGAATTATCACAGAAAGGATACCTGTCAACAGGGAATCCTCAAACACGGCTGAGAGTACTCTGCGCAGGTAAAGCGATGGAAGAACCAAGAATGCCACAAGAATAGTTGGACCAACAAACCATACTAATCTAGATGCTTCCTTGCCAGGATGTGGCACACTCTCCACACTTAACGTTTGAGAGCTGCCGCCATGAAATGAGATGAATCCCGGTTTTCCAGCACTCCTCTCAGTAAAATCGGAGCCCAAAGATGCAGAGGAATCTGCAGTATTGCTCTTGGTATCTTCTAAGACCGGCGTGTCCGAGGTAAGTGAAGCGATTGGCTCCTGTTTGTCGCTAGCAGTGCAGGAAACAATTCGCTTAATATGTCCATCATGGTTGCTGGAGCTCCTTAGAACTTGTTCTGTTAACACGTGGTAAATTCAACGTAAAGGGCTATGTGTATTCAATAAAGAGCTTTTCAGAAAGTAAGGGAAAAGTTACCTTTTAGAGTGCCCAAGTACTGCATCCTACTTCCATTTACCCTTTGAACTGCAAATGATCCTGCAAGCTGAGAGAGATAACCCTGTGTCATACGCTAGTACTGCTAAACCAGACAATTCACTGCAATTTTCATGTTCAAAGCATCCAGAATCGCAGAAGTATATGGAGCATAGAGTAGGTACATGTAAGTATGTAACTGTGCCCATTCTAAGAAAATTTAAGAGGTACTCGTATTTCAATAAAAAGTCTACCAAAAAATGACTGAAACTCATTGGCACGTTGACATCGCACCCAATAGAGGGAATAAAATCATCCTTTTCGAATTATCCATACGGGGGACTAAGGCCTCCACCAGTAACTAATTAAAACTCACCTAATCGCTAACCAAGCACGAAAGAGGAGGTCATACAGGTAGAGGAAAAATGCTCTAGGCGTTTTAGCACGAGGAGGAGGGGATTGCCTTGGGATAGGAGTAAGCTACGGAGCTGAGGCGGCAGCGAGGAGGGGCGGAGATGGCCGGCGCGGACAGGGAGGCGGCCCTGGGGCGGAGCCGGAGAACGGTGGGGCCTGCCACGGCGGCCATGGTCCGTGGCGCTATCTGACAGCAGCAAGGGGCGCGGGTGGGAAGAGGACGGTGGGACGGACGGACGGGCGCCCCGGCCGCTTGGCCCGGTGAGGTTTGTTTGGTGTGGTGGTCGTCAGACTGCCGCACGAGAACTGTGGCGTCGGGGCCCAGATGTCAGATTTTTCCTTCTTTAGAAAAATTTAGGTTTTTTTTAGCGAAGTTTGTTTTCTAAAGAACATGCATATGCGGACGGGCCTAGTATGTACAGCTGGGCTGTAATTTCACGGGGAAAACACGGCCGGGCAACTCGAGCCGATCGGCAGACAGCCAGCGGCGCTCCGCACGTCCGCGTGGGATGGGCCAGTCCATTGTATTTCCATGAGCGTTGTTATTATTGACGATCAATAAAATAGAGCGTATTTTAGCCTAAAAAGCAAGATGTAAAAGGGAGTGTTGATGGGGCGATTTCAGTGGAGCAAAGGAAGAGCTTGCCGGCGGCCGGCGGCAATTTTTCACTAAAAAAATGGAGCTTTCTTGGGGGCCTTCGTTCTGGTTATGGACAGAGTGATGGATTCCTGATCTGTTGAAGCAATTGCATATAGGAAAGCTTTATGCCTCGCTCACCCTTCCTTTGGCGATTCGCTAGAGTTCACGTAAAACCTTGCCGATCGCCGGTTCCATCCGACTGCCGATGAGATCTACCTATTCCCGTCGCGCACGTTCGCTTGCATGACGGATCAAAGGCAACAGAAGCCAGGGGGTCAGGGGGAAGAGATGGCGGCGGAAGT from Triticum aestivum cultivar Chinese Spring chromosome 3B, IWGSC CS RefSeq v2.1, whole genome shotgun sequence includes these protein-coding regions:
- the LOC123070433 gene encoding uncharacterized protein produces the protein MAAVAGPTVLRLRPRAASLSAPAISAPPRCRLSSVAYSYPKLAGSFAVQRVNGSRMQYLGTLKEQVLRSSSNHDGHIKRIVSCTASDKQEPIASLTSDTPVLEDTKSNTADSSASLGSDFTERSAGKPGFISFHGGSSQTLSVESVPHPGKEASRLVWFVGPTILVAFLVLPSLYLRRVLSAVFEDSLLTDFLILFFTEALFYGGVGIFVLLIDKVWRPLQQVAPKSYIWSKARFFRISSVTTMVLSLIIPLLTMGMVWPWTGPAASATLAPYLVGLVVQFAFEQYARHRKSPSWPVIPIIFKVYRLHQLNRAAQLVTALTFSVRGTEATNQTLSIMNSLGALLTVLQILGVICVWSLSSFLMRFLPSSDIPDP